From Rhodococcus sp. B7740, one genomic window encodes:
- a CDS encoding EVE domain-containing protein → MTARAITDRTLGAWVIKCNPHKTDLAPMVQAGRAHEHWCVADNYRTRLMAPGHPVLFWVSSHPRRGIWGAGRLTGTPVPGPQWKISTNIALFDEPILASDIRSVASLSNLEVFRSPQQSNPSWLDASAWASIRPMLPLE, encoded by the coding sequence GTGACTGCGCGGGCGATTACCGATCGGACTCTCGGTGCATGGGTGATCAAGTGCAATCCGCACAAGACCGATCTCGCACCGATGGTCCAAGCTGGACGTGCGCACGAGCACTGGTGCGTCGCTGACAACTACCGAACGCGTCTGATGGCACCTGGTCATCCGGTGCTGTTCTGGGTCAGTAGTCATCCGAGACGCGGAATCTGGGGTGCCGGTCGGTTGACCGGCACCCCGGTCCCCGGCCCGCAGTGGAAGATCTCGACGAACATCGCCTTGTTCGACGAGCCGATCCTCGCGTCGGATATTCGGTCCGTCGCATCGTTGTCGAATCTCGAGGTGTTTCGATCGCCGCAGCAATCGAATCCGTCCTGGCTCGACGCGTCCGCGTGGGCGTCGATCCGACCGATGCTGCCTCTCGAATGA